A single region of the Halorussus gelatinilyticus genome encodes:
- a CDS encoding YbhB/YbcL family Raf kinase inhibitor-like protein has product MRRRTLLRSAAVAATIGGTGAMAASGNRDGQETTTEAQETTTEGDQTTTGEGETTTAGGEFTLSTDAWENGATIPTRYTCEGENVSPPLSVSNPPEGTEAFALIMDDPDAPNPPFVHWLVWNVPADASEIPANLPSSETLDELDGAVQGANGTGELGYVGPCPPEGDPRHTYLFSLYALDAPLELDPGAEYQQVVDAVMENAIARSRYVGQYARSAATTTAGTQTTTSS; this is encoded by the coding sequence ATGCGCAGACGCACGCTGCTGCGCTCGGCCGCGGTGGCCGCGACGATTGGGGGGACCGGAGCGATGGCCGCGAGTGGGAACCGCGACGGGCAAGAGACAACCACAGAGGCACAGGAGACGACGACCGAAGGGGACCAGACCACCACCGGAGAGGGGGAGACGACCACCGCAGGCGGCGAATTCACGCTCTCGACCGACGCGTGGGAGAACGGCGCGACGATTCCGACCCGGTACACCTGCGAGGGCGAGAACGTCTCGCCGCCGCTGTCCGTCTCGAACCCGCCGGAGGGAACCGAGGCGTTCGCGCTGATAATGGACGACCCGGACGCGCCGAACCCGCCGTTCGTCCACTGGCTGGTCTGGAACGTTCCGGCCGACGCGAGCGAGATTCCCGCGAACCTCCCGTCGAGCGAGACGCTGGACGAACTCGACGGCGCGGTGCAGGGCGCGAACGGCACCGGCGAACTGGGCTACGTCGGCCCGTGCCCGCCGGAAGGCGACCCGCGACACACCTACCTGTTCAGCCTCTACGCGCTCGACGCACCGCTGGAGTTGGACCCCGGCGCGGAGTACCAGCAGGTCGTCGATGCCGTCATGGAGAACGCCATCGCGCGCTCTCGGTACGTCGGTCAGTACGCCCGGAGCGCCGCGACGACGACTGCGGGGACGCAGACGACGACCTCCTCGTAA
- a CDS encoding RAD55 family ATPase, translating into MSRRLSTGIDVLDRKLDGGLPTGSVVAFSAPPASQAELLLYEFTAARQTLYLTTDRDEAAVTEALERTSGHTGSPDVRRVPSDAPLDHSQRLFRRLPEDSNLIVDPIDLLEKQDEGRYRNFLNDLQNHLHNTDGVAFLHCLDGRAVPDARDVTEHVADVVFQLHTEYSGDTVETRLAVPKFRGGRALPETIKLELAESVRIDTSRDIA; encoded by the coding sequence GTGTCACGTCGTCTCTCGACCGGCATCGACGTGTTAGACAGGAAACTCGACGGCGGGCTTCCGACGGGGAGCGTGGTGGCGTTCTCGGCCCCGCCGGCGAGTCAGGCGGAGTTGCTGCTGTACGAGTTCACCGCCGCTCGCCAGACGCTGTACCTCACGACCGACCGCGACGAGGCGGCCGTGACCGAGGCGTTGGAGCGCACGTCGGGACACACCGGGTCGCCCGACGTGCGACGGGTTCCCAGTGACGCGCCGCTGGACCACTCCCAGCGGCTCTTCCGGCGACTCCCGGAGGACTCGAATCTCATCGTGGACCCCATCGACCTGCTGGAGAAACAGGACGAGGGTCGGTATCGGAACTTCCTGAACGACCTCCAGAACCACCTGCACAACACCGACGGCGTGGCGTTCCTCCACTGCCTCGACGGCCGGGCAGTGCCGGACGCCCGCGACGTGACCGAACACGTCGCGGACGTGGTGTTCCAACTCCACACCGAGTACTCGGGCGACACGGTCGAGACCCGCCTCGCGGTGCCGAAGTTCCGTGGCGGCCGGGCGCTCCCCGAGACCATCAAACTCGAACTCGCCGAGTCGGTCCGCATCGACACGAGTCGGGACATCGCGTGA
- a CDS encoding substrate-binding domain-containing protein codes for MSSRRELLRRGAGLLAVGSTASAGALAALSNADGGAGRDRGDTSDSTRSADVLVAGSLQQVAGEVGDASVEAHGSVACRRLIEDGLRDPDAAALADPELFDGLAERVTCFATNALVVAVRDGLADRYDDWRALVADDALSLGRTDPARDPLGYRTVMALELAEGIDAAAVLDRIDVFPETGLLRTLEAGGIDAAFAYRSMAVEHDLSHLDLPDRIDFSNPDLADEYAAASVELPDRTVRGAPIRYAASGRTSRGHEWVRRLGAARETLRNAGFGVPEAYPRRREVDEK; via the coding sequence GTGTCGAGTCGGCGCGAACTCCTCCGGCGCGGTGCGGGACTGCTCGCGGTCGGGAGCACCGCGAGCGCGGGCGCGCTCGCCGCCCTCTCGAACGCAGACGGCGGAGCGGGGCGCGACCGCGGCGACACGTCGGACTCGACGCGTTCGGCCGACGTGCTGGTCGCCGGAAGCCTCCAGCAGGTCGCCGGCGAAGTCGGCGACGCGAGCGTCGAGGCCCACGGGAGCGTCGCCTGCCGTCGCCTAATCGAAGACGGCCTCCGGGACCCCGACGCGGCGGCGCTGGCCGACCCCGAACTCTTCGACGGACTTGCCGAGCGCGTGACCTGCTTCGCCACGAACGCGCTGGTCGTCGCGGTCCGCGACGGACTCGCCGACCGCTACGACGACTGGCGCGCGCTCGTCGCCGACGACGCCCTCTCACTCGGCCGGACCGACCCCGCCCGCGACCCGCTGGGCTACCGCACCGTGATGGCGCTCGAACTCGCCGAGGGCATCGACGCCGCGGCGGTTCTCGATAGAATCGACGTGTTCCCCGAGACCGGTCTCCTCCGGACGCTCGAAGCGGGCGGCATCGACGCCGCGTTCGCCTACCGGAGCATGGCGGTCGAACACGACCTGTCGCATCTCGACCTCCCCGACCGCATCGACTTCTCGAATCCCGACCTCGCCGACGAGTACGCCGCCGCGAGCGTCGAACTGCCAGACCGGACGGTCCGCGGCGCGCCGATTCGGTACGCCGCGAGCGGTCGTACGTCCCGCGGCCACGAGTGGGTCCGGCGGCTCGGGGCCGCGCGGGAGACCCTCCGAAACGCCGGGTTCGGCGTGCCGGAGGCGTACCCGCGAAGGCGAGAAGTCGATGAAAAGTGA
- a CDS encoding HVO_2753 family zinc finger protein — MSQSKQKQARRCVSCGINISGSNAASFKCPDCGQQIYRCAKCRKQSNLYECPDCGFMGP, encoded by the coding sequence ATGAGCCAGTCGAAACAGAAGCAGGCGCGACGATGTGTCTCCTGCGGGATCAACATCTCCGGGAGCAACGCAGCGTCGTTCAAGTGCCCCGACTGCGGGCAGCAGATATACCGCTGTGCCAAGTGTCGCAAGCAGAGCAACCTCTACGAGTGCCCCGACTGCGGGTTCATGGGACCGTAA
- a CDS encoding DUF7551 domain-containing protein has product MVGGTLRDLRERIVDRHDEDGRYFVSCARTGERPVPVAGKRFATRETAARAAELAAEYRAELRRYDPRLAHYDLVVSEEPGPSGPVDPVPVVEESGGSSAADFCHDVAAAVFEALSELGEEAVERAVLEAYLHSAESVTDPDELCLVLLSTAASELDARLAPDRQGEVLRVAADRLGARSERTPRDGDDPVAATLSRFDGLSLVADYAVVRNAGDESAPSDVSTASDESAASDDDGRSWTVTVEEWAFDSVDGRVPTLPFAVELLRRLPDERIAVSDLRAAGDAGWRFVVSTAAPSARAVSLAAPEND; this is encoded by the coding sequence ATGGTCGGCGGAACGCTACGGGACCTGCGAGAACGCATCGTGGACCGACACGACGAGGACGGTCGCTACTTCGTGAGCTGTGCCCGGACCGGCGAGCGTCCGGTTCCGGTCGCGGGCAAGCGATTCGCAACGCGTGAGACCGCGGCGCGGGCGGCGGAACTCGCCGCCGAGTACCGCGCGGAACTCCGGCGGTACGACCCGCGACTCGCCCACTACGACCTCGTGGTCTCGGAAGAACCCGGCCCGTCGGGACCGGTGGACCCGGTTCCGGTCGTCGAGGAGTCCGGCGGTTCGTCGGCCGCCGACTTCTGTCACGACGTGGCGGCCGCGGTGTTCGAGGCGCTCTCGGAACTCGGGGAGGAGGCGGTCGAACGCGCCGTCTTGGAGGCGTATCTCCACTCAGCCGAGTCCGTGACCGACCCCGACGAACTCTGTCTGGTCCTGCTCTCTACCGCCGCGAGCGAACTCGACGCCCGACTCGCTCCCGACCGACAGGGCGAGGTCCTCCGGGTCGCCGCGGACCGCCTCGGCGCTCGCTCCGAACGAACGCCGCGGGACGGGGACGACCCCGTGGCCGCGACGCTCTCGCGGTTCGACGGTCTCTCGCTGGTCGCGGACTACGCAGTCGTCCGGAACGCGGGCGACGAGAGTGCGCCGAGCGACGTGAGCACGGCGTCCGACGAGAGCGCGGCGTCCGACGACGACGGCCGGTCGTGGACGGTCACGGTCGAGGAGTGGGCCTTCGACAGCGTGGACGGTCGGGTGCCGACGCTCCCGTTCGCGGTCGAACTGCTCCGACGACTGCCCGACGAGCGCATCGCGGTGTCGGACCTCCGGGCGGCGGGCGACGCGGGGTGGCGGTTCGTCGTCTCGACGGCCGCCCCGAGTGCGCGGGCGGTCAGCCTCGCCGCGCCGGAGAACGACTGA
- a CDS encoding HEWD family protein, which yields MVELDPPNERECQQCGRRDVWDPDATTWRIDDEARAGNPHCIHEWDINGAYRPIRE from the coding sequence ATGGTCGAACTGGACCCGCCGAACGAACGGGAGTGTCAGCAGTGCGGACGTCGGGACGTGTGGGACCCCGACGCGACGACGTGGCGAATCGACGACGAGGCGCGCGCCGGGAATCCCCACTGCATCCACGAGTGGGACATCAACGGCGCGTATCGCCCGATTCGGGAGTGA
- a CDS encoding HFX_2341 family transcriptional regulator domain-containing protein, which yields MQTIDEVHIAPLGYEYDRIVGPVREHNVDILYLLEHDDPGSGPDYHDDLRAELDDLGVEVRSRSVDVFDIYDVLGIVTTLTADHAQDIVRVNVSSGSKLSAVGAAIACMATDATAYYVHPTDYPATDRKERRSYGYAGDEVLPSYPIESPTTDQVAVMDFLADANTDAYTVKKKDIIEYAEEEELAFVADNDPANDKAKFALLNANVIDPLLEDGYVEIEDVGRRKQVVLTETGADALRAFRHKLRDI from the coding sequence ATGCAGACCATAGACGAGGTTCACATCGCCCCGCTCGGCTACGAGTACGACCGCATCGTCGGCCCCGTGCGCGAACACAACGTCGATATCCTCTATCTGCTCGAACACGACGACCCCGGAAGCGGTCCCGACTACCACGACGACCTGCGCGCGGAGTTGGACGACCTCGGCGTCGAAGTTCGCTCGCGCAGCGTGGACGTGTTCGACATCTACGACGTGCTGGGAATCGTGACGACGCTGACCGCCGACCACGCCCAAGACATCGTCCGGGTCAACGTCTCCAGCGGGTCGAAGCTCTCGGCGGTCGGCGCGGCCATCGCCTGCATGGCCACCGACGCGACAGCCTACTACGTCCACCCGACCGACTACCCCGCGACCGACCGCAAGGAGCGCCGGAGCTACGGCTACGCGGGCGACGAGGTGCTTCCCTCCTACCCCATCGAGTCGCCGACGACCGACCAGGTCGCGGTGATGGACTTCCTCGCGGACGCGAACACCGACGCCTACACCGTCAAGAAGAAGGACATCATCGAGTACGCCGAGGAGGAGGAACTGGCGTTCGTCGCGGACAACGACCCCGCCAACGACAAGGCGAAGTTCGCGCTTCTGAACGCGAACGTCATCGACCCGCTGCTCGAAGACGGCTACGTCGAAATCGAGGACGTGGGCCGCCGCAAACAGGTCGTACTGACCGAGACGGGGGCCGACGCCCTCCGTGCGTTCCGCCACAAGCTACGAGACATCTGA
- a CDS encoding DUF4397 domain-containing protein, whose amino-acid sequence MTGENSTLTRTVAVGLALVLVASFGVGSVASLGDGSVASTAQDAEGEPTEVRIAHMSPDAPAVDVRVDNQTLFRNVEYGDVTEFAELEPGEHQVTIVTADNESTVFEGTVSLRANESYTVAAAGEVSENATEQFAPVVLRTDPPVPSENESAVRVAHFSPDAGPVDVTVADSGAVLADNVTFGNASDYLTVPSGVYEIEVRAAAEDNNGTVVATFNESLRGGTAYTAFAAGYASPGDAPVNESLDLFVGVDASRQMTNASETQRTDRAKQPEQAEETTTAPGETTTEA is encoded by the coding sequence ATGACGGGAGAGAATTCGACACTGACGCGCACGGTAGCCGTCGGCCTCGCGCTGGTCCTCGTCGCCAGTTTCGGCGTCGGGTCCGTGGCCAGCCTCGGCGACGGGTCGGTCGCCTCGACCGCCCAAGACGCCGAGGGCGAACCCACGGAGGTCCGCATCGCACACATGTCACCCGACGCGCCCGCGGTGGACGTCCGGGTGGACAACCAGACCCTCTTCCGAAACGTCGAATACGGCGACGTGACCGAGTTCGCGGAACTCGAACCCGGCGAGCATCAGGTCACCATCGTCACCGCCGACAACGAGAGCACCGTCTTCGAGGGCACCGTCTCGCTCCGCGCCAACGAGAGCTACACGGTCGCGGCCGCGGGCGAGGTCTCGGAGAACGCGACCGAGCAGTTCGCGCCAGTCGTCCTCCGGACCGACCCGCCGGTTCCAAGTGAGAACGAGTCAGCGGTCCGAGTAGCGCACTTCTCGCCCGACGCCGGGCCGGTCGACGTGACCGTCGCGGACTCCGGCGCGGTCCTCGCCGACAACGTGACGTTCGGCAACGCGAGCGACTACCTGACCGTCCCCTCGGGGGTCTACGAAATCGAGGTCCGGGCGGCCGCCGAGGACAACAACGGCACGGTCGTCGCCACCTTCAACGAGAGTCTCCGAGGCGGCACGGCCTACACCGCCTTCGCGGCCGGGTACGCCTCTCCCGGTGACGCGCCGGTGAACGAGTCGCTCGACCTGTTCGTGGGCGTGGACGCCAGCCGGCAGATGACGAACGCGAGCGAGACCCAGCGAACCGACCGCGCTAAGCAGCCAGAACAGGCCGAGGAGACGACCACGGCACCGGGCGAGACGACGACGGAAGCGTAG
- a CDS encoding elongation factor 1-beta has product MGKVAAKIKVMPQSPEIDLDELQERLEDSLPEGAKINGFERDEVAFGLVALLPTVIVPDDTGGTEAVEEGFSNVEGVESVEVENVGRI; this is encoded by the coding sequence ATGGGAAAGGTAGCCGCTAAAATCAAGGTCATGCCGCAAAGCCCCGAAATCGACCTCGACGAGCTTCAGGAGCGACTCGAAGACTCGCTCCCCGAGGGAGCCAAGATCAACGGCTTCGAGCGCGACGAAGTCGCGTTCGGACTCGTCGCGCTCCTGCCGACCGTCATCGTCCCGGACGACACGGGCGGGACGGAAGCGGTCGAAGAGGGCTTCTCGAACGTCGAAGGCGTCGAGAGCGTCGAAGTCGAGAACGTCGGCCGAATTTAA
- a CDS encoding FKBP-type peptidyl-prolyl cis-trans isomerase, giving the protein MTREGDIAVVHFTGRIADGEDAGEVFDTTDADVAMETGIYHDHRDYEPLEFRVGERTVVAGLDDAVREMAVGDERTVTVEPERAFGERDESKVVRFPRTDLEERSDVTAEPGELVRSETGETGWIVEAGDETVTVDFNHELAGLPVEFDVKLLSRYDDG; this is encoded by the coding sequence ATGACAAGGGAGGGCGACATCGCGGTGGTACACTTCACCGGGCGCATCGCGGACGGCGAGGACGCGGGCGAGGTCTTCGACACGACGGACGCGGACGTGGCGATGGAAACGGGCATCTACCACGACCACCGCGACTACGAACCGCTGGAGTTTCGCGTCGGCGAACGGACGGTCGTGGCCGGGTTGGACGACGCGGTCCGAGAGATGGCGGTCGGCGACGAGCGCACCGTCACGGTCGAACCCGAACGAGCGTTCGGCGAGCGCGACGAGTCGAAAGTCGTCCGCTTCCCACGGACCGACCTCGAAGAGCGAAGCGACGTGACCGCCGAACCGGGCGAACTCGTCCGGTCGGAGACCGGCGAGACGGGGTGGATAGTCGAGGCCGGCGACGAGACCGTCACGGTGGACTTCAACCACGAACTCGCCGGCCTGCCAGTCGAGTTCGACGTGAAACTGCTGAGTCGCTACGACGACGGCTAA
- a CDS encoding DUF4397 domain-containing protein, protein MWGNQTTVTRRLATLGVALLVMTSFAGIGVATLDTDDSQSEDAQVRVAHLSPDAGPVDVLVDGQPVLEGVEFGTVSDYLALPAGDHTVTIRTAENETVLFEGNVSVEAGNRYTIAAIGEVSEDTFRPAVFRDNFETPSDGNATVRLIHASPDAPAVDVTVAGTDTVLYDNVSFGNASEYVSVPAGDYGLQIRPATADNDGEVVTTVNVSLESGAAYTAIASGYLSPDDEPADAPFELILATDSGGMMGTTTGMMGTETETMGNETMGNETTTEEM, encoded by the coding sequence ATGTGGGGGAACCAAACAACCGTTACACGACGACTGGCGACGCTCGGCGTCGCGCTGTTGGTGATGACGAGTTTCGCAGGCATCGGAGTCGCAACGCTCGATACGGACGACTCGCAGTCCGAGGACGCGCAGGTCAGAGTCGCGCACCTCTCGCCCGACGCCGGGCCGGTCGACGTACTCGTGGACGGCCAACCCGTGCTCGAAGGCGTCGAGTTCGGCACCGTCAGCGACTACCTCGCGCTTCCGGCGGGCGACCACACGGTGACGATTCGGACCGCCGAGAACGAGACGGTCCTCTTCGAGGGCAACGTTTCGGTCGAGGCGGGGAACCGCTACACCATCGCGGCCATCGGTGAGGTGTCCGAAGATACCTTCCGTCCGGCCGTCTTCCGAGACAACTTCGAGACGCCCAGCGACGGGAACGCCACGGTCCGACTGATTCACGCGTCGCCCGACGCGCCCGCGGTGGACGTGACGGTCGCCGGCACTGACACGGTGCTGTACGACAACGTCTCGTTCGGGAACGCGAGCGAGTACGTCTCCGTCCCGGCAGGTGACTACGGGCTCCAAATCCGACCCGCGACCGCCGACAACGACGGCGAGGTCGTGACCACGGTCAACGTCTCGCTGGAGAGCGGCGCGGCGTACACGGCCATCGCGTCGGGCTACCTCTCGCCCGACGACGAACCCGCCGACGCACCCTTCGAGCTCATCCTCGCCACCGATTCCGGCGGGATGATGGGCACGACGACGGGGATGATGGGGACCGAGACCGAGACGATGGGCAACGAGACGATGGGTAACGAGACGACCACGGAAGAGATGTGA
- a CDS encoding MinD/ParA family ATP-binding protein, with protein sequence MLAVAGGKGGAGKTTTTLGLAAALGRQRRTVVAVDADREMPDLHAMAGVARTPGLDAVAEGWPVELVAGAPDPPLTGVEVLPAGTGPPSAGSAARVGERSGGATPLARARGVADAVLLDCPAGAGSDAVAPLRVADAAVVVTTTEPDCLRDAAKTAAMARELDAPVVGAVVSRADEVPVRIEQLLGCPVLGVVPEAGTDSRAEGVGRGVELLDNDGVRAAHDGLVSGLQPKYL encoded by the coding sequence ATGCTCGCCGTCGCCGGAGGAAAGGGAGGCGCAGGGAAGACGACCACGACGCTCGGTCTCGCTGCCGCGCTCGGCCGTCAGCGCCGGACCGTCGTCGCCGTGGACGCCGACCGGGAGATGCCCGACCTGCACGCGATGGCCGGGGTCGCGCGAACGCCCGGTCTCGACGCCGTCGCCGAGGGGTGGCCCGTCGAACTGGTCGCCGGAGCGCCGGACCCGCCGCTCACCGGCGTCGAGGTCCTGCCCGCGGGGACCGGTCCGCCGTCGGCAGGATCCGCCGCGAGGGTCGGCGAGCGGTCCGGTGGTGCGACGCCGCTGGCGCGCGCCCGCGGCGTCGCCGACGCCGTGTTGTTGGACTGCCCGGCGGGAGCAGGGTCGGACGCCGTGGCACCGCTCCGGGTCGCCGACGCCGCGGTGGTCGTGACGACGACCGAACCCGACTGCCTGCGCGACGCCGCGAAGACGGCCGCGATGGCGCGCGAACTCGACGCGCCGGTCGTCGGCGCGGTCGTCTCGCGGGCCGACGAGGTCCCCGTCAGGATCGAGCAACTGCTCGGCTGTCCGGTCCTCGGCGTCGTCCCCGAGGCTGGAACCGACTCGCGTGCTGAGGGAGTCGGCCGCGGCGTCGAACTGCTTGACAACGACGGGGTGCGGGCCGCACACGACGGTCTCGTGTCAGGACTCCAGCCCAAATACTTATGA
- a CDS encoding ion channel, with product MNVLYLGLGSILLLGTVGDLLWTTLWVEGGAGPLTTRLMEWTWRALSRGNGGRSRVLNLAGPVILVLSLVVWLVSIWTGWTLIFAGGEDAVFDTIRGGPLSWSDLSYFAGYTMFTLGNGGFAPRDGVWQFATVLATASGMLFVTLTVTYVLSVLDAVAQKHAFASGVTGLGTDASTVVTTYWNGEEFDGLDLQLDTFSSQIDTLTANHKAYPVLHYFHSRQATEDPAVAIAVLDETLTLLRFGLPERARPSEALLKGTRSGIRSYLDALLALHRPSDRDPPAPDLARVREAGLSTVSDDEFAESLADCDVDERRRLLLAVVESNARRWPSRNDE from the coding sequence GTGAACGTTCTGTATCTCGGTCTCGGGAGCATCCTCCTTCTGGGCACCGTCGGCGACCTCCTCTGGACGACGCTCTGGGTCGAGGGCGGTGCTGGCCCGCTCACGACTCGACTGATGGAGTGGACATGGCGGGCACTCTCAAGGGGGAACGGCGGACGGTCACGAGTGCTCAACCTCGCGGGACCGGTAATTCTGGTCCTGAGTCTCGTCGTTTGGCTCGTCTCCATCTGGACGGGGTGGACGCTGATATTCGCCGGCGGCGAGGACGCCGTCTTCGACACGATTCGGGGCGGACCGCTCTCGTGGTCCGACCTGAGCTACTTCGCGGGATACACCATGTTCACGCTCGGAAACGGCGGGTTCGCACCGAGAGACGGCGTCTGGCAGTTCGCCACCGTCCTCGCGACCGCCAGTGGGATGCTCTTCGTCACGCTGACGGTCACCTACGTCCTCTCGGTCCTCGACGCGGTCGCCCAGAAGCACGCGTTCGCCAGCGGCGTGACCGGCCTCGGTACCGACGCGAGTACGGTCGTGACGACCTACTGGAACGGCGAGGAGTTCGACGGCCTTGACCTCCAACTGGACACCTTCTCGTCTCAGATCGACACGCTCACGGCGAATCACAAGGCTTACCCGGTTCTCCACTACTTCCACAGCCGGCAAGCCACGGAAGACCCGGCCGTTGCGATCGCCGTCCTCGACGAGACGCTGACGCTACTGCGATTCGGTCTGCCCGAACGAGCGCGGCCCAGCGAAGCCCTACTGAAGGGCACCCGTTCGGGAATCCGGAGTTACCTCGATGCGCTTCTGGCGCTCCATCGGCCGAGCGACCGCGACCCGCCCGCGCCGGACCTCGCCCGCGTCCGCGAGGCCGGTCTCTCGACCGTCTCCGACGACGAGTTCGCCGAGTCGCTCGCCGACTGCGACGTGGACGAGCGGCGACGACTGCTCCTCGCCGTGGTCGAGTCCAACGCGCGACGGTGGCCGTCCCGAAACGACGAGTGA
- a CDS encoding VOC family protein codes for MANDRRPADDFEVTPDLPDSPMHTTGTDHITLIGSNAEDTIEFYRDLLGMPLVLRQPNLDDPSQTHLFFDTGDGRIVTFFVNDDRDSDPRPQRTPVGGVHHLSFSIDPERFVEVREALEDAGRGYNEFDRGIFHSLYTQDHNGLVIELSTDKWAIPDDRRGEVLATAQRIREEDGADFAEERHLEQALDELDIDAEKFDLPDASSGAGV; via the coding sequence ATGGCAAACGACCGCCGACCAGCAGACGACTTCGAGGTCACGCCCGACCTGCCGGACAGTCCGATGCACACCACCGGAACCGACCACATCACGCTCATCGGGAGCAACGCCGAGGACACCATCGAGTTCTACCGGGACCTGCTCGGGATGCCGCTCGTGCTACGTCAGCCCAACCTCGACGACCCGTCCCAGACCCACCTCTTCTTCGACACGGGCGACGGGCGCATCGTCACGTTCTTCGTGAACGACGACCGCGACTCGGACCCGCGACCGCAGCGCACGCCCGTCGGCGGCGTCCACCACCTCTCGTTTAGCATCGACCCGGAGCGGTTCGTGGAGGTGCGCGAGGCGCTCGAAGACGCCGGCAGAGGCTACAACGAGTTCGACCGGGGCATCTTCCACTCGCTGTACACCCAGGACCACAACGGACTGGTCATCGAACTCTCGACCGACAAGTGGGCGATTCCGGACGACCGCCGAGGTGAGGTCCTCGCAACCGCCCAGCGCATCCGCGAAGAGGACGGCGCGGACTTCGCGGAAGAGCGCCACCTCGAACAGGCCCTAGACGAACTGGACATCGACGCCGAGAAGTTCGACCTGCCTGACGCCTCGTCGGGTGCTGGCGTCTGA
- a CDS encoding FKBP-type peptidyl-prolyl cis-trans isomerase: MSEEQEAEVADDEEQAEVEDEANEGLQRGDFIRLDYTARTVDDGDIVDTTDPEVAEEEGLDEEEREFEPRTIVLGEGHIFESVEEDLIGKDIGHSGSTSIPAEEAFGEYDADEVKTVSADKIPEDERYPGAHVNVDGDHGHVETIIGGRARVDFNHPLAGEDIEYDYEIVGEVEDRVEQAQGLISMYIDADLDMWIETDEVEEETVVEPDEDDEDAEPETETETVEKETLYIESTPQLAMNQQWMFQKQQIAQNVIDQLGLDRVIVQETIDGGGMGPMGGMMGGGMGGADLEEALEDADVDEDEIVEELEEADGDEE, encoded by the coding sequence ATGAGTGAAGAACAAGAGGCCGAAGTGGCCGACGACGAAGAACAAGCGGAAGTCGAAGACGAGGCCAATGAGGGACTTCAGCGAGGGGACTTCATCCGCCTCGACTACACCGCGCGCACCGTAGACGACGGCGACATCGTGGACACGACCGACCCCGAAGTCGCCGAGGAAGAGGGTCTCGACGAGGAGGAGCGCGAGTTCGAACCGCGCACCATCGTCCTCGGCGAAGGCCACATCTTCGAGAGCGTCGAAGAGGACCTCATCGGCAAGGACATCGGTCACTCCGGTAGCACGTCCATCCCCGCCGAGGAGGCCTTCGGCGAGTACGACGCCGACGAGGTCAAGACCGTCAGCGCGGACAAGATTCCGGAAGACGAGCGCTACCCCGGCGCGCACGTCAACGTCGATGGCGACCACGGTCACGTCGAGACCATCATCGGCGGCCGCGCTCGCGTGGACTTCAACCACCCGCTCGCGGGCGAGGACATCGAGTACGACTACGAGATCGTCGGCGAGGTCGAGGACCGCGTCGAGCAGGCGCAGGGCCTCATCTCGATGTACATCGACGCCGACCTCGACATGTGGATCGAGACCGACGAGGTCGAAGAGGAGACGGTCGTCGAACCCGACGAGGACGACGAGGACGCCGAACCCGAAACCGAGACCGAGACGGTCGAGAAGGAGACGCTCTACATCGAGAGCACCCCCCAGCTGGCGATGAACCAGCAGTGGATGTTCCAGAAGCAGCAGATCGCCCAGAACGTCATCGACCAGTTGGGCCTGGACCGCGTCATCGTTCAGGAGACCATCGACGGCGGCGGCATGGGTCCGATGGGCGGCATGATGGGCGGCGGCATGGGCGGCGCCGACCTCGAAGAAGCCCTCGAAGACGCCGACGTGGACGAAGACGAGATCGTCGAAGAGCTCGAAGAAGCCGACGGCGACGAAGAGTAA